A single window of Desulfovibrio sp. G11 DNA harbors:
- a CDS encoding polysaccharide deacetylase family protein: protein MKPLWIRLWAIFFFGLAVCAAPGVQARVVDGGSIMDQHMRENLCALTFDDGPSANTPQLLDMLSEYGIPATFFLLGKQAERHPDLVRRILAEGHEVGNHSYSHPNLRMLSPEKKLQEIGQTDAILRSLGASPSFLRPPYGAYDNHTVSVAESLGLGIMLWSLDSRDWKSLPANYATLRSTRGTVYDTGALRGIFLFHDTHRRTVEDLPRIIRDLRAGGCQRFVTVSDYLDGLLDPEPGILMTRRPTDSAQPAVADKKPGRLKEQFQEMPPESYPAGTAALPLARTSRPWRSGSGAAETGRPPAAEVDRQATGENSGPGHDSSVQPTTGAPEAGLPLGSSVFTPGAAAGSADA, encoded by the coding sequence ATGAAACCCTTATGGATACGCCTTTGGGCGATATTTTTTTTCGGGCTGGCCGTATGCGCTGCACCGGGCGTTCAGGCCCGGGTGGTAGACGGCGGCAGCATCATGGATCAGCACATGCGCGAAAACCTGTGTGCGCTGACGTTTGACGATGGGCCTTCTGCCAATACGCCGCAGTTGCTGGACATGTTGAGCGAATATGGCATTCCGGCCACATTTTTTCTTTTGGGCAAGCAGGCCGAGCGGCATCCTGACCTCGTGCGGCGTATTCTGGCCGAAGGGCATGAGGTGGGTAACCACTCGTATTCGCATCCCAACCTGCGCATGCTTTCTCCAGAAAAGAAACTGCAGGAGATAGGGCAGACCGATGCCATCCTGCGCTCTCTCGGGGCCAGCCCTTCTTTTTTGCGGCCTCCTTACGGGGCTTATGACAATCATACGGTGAGTGTGGCCGAAAGTCTGGGCCTGGGCATCATGCTCTGGTCGCTGGACAGCCGCGACTGGAAAAGCCTGCCCGCCAACTACGCCACCCTGCGCAGTACCCGAGGCACTGTGTACGATACCGGCGCCTTGCGCGGCATTTTTCTGTTTCATGACACGCACAGGCGTACAGTCGAAGACCTGCCCCGTATCATCCGCGACCTGCGCGCCGGGGGGTGTCAGCGCTTTGTGACCGTGAGCGATTACCTTGACGGGCTGCTTGATCCGGAGCCGGGTATACTTATGACCCGACGCCCCACAGACAGCGCCCAGCCCGCCGTGGCAGACAAAAAGCCCGGCCGCCTCAAGGAGCAGTTTCAGGAAATGCCGCCCGAAAGCTACCCTGCAGGCACGGCGGCCTTGCCCCTGGCCCGCACGAGCCGCCCCTGGCGGTCTGGAAGCGGCGCGGCCGAGACGGGCAGGCCACCGGCCGCAGAGGTGGACCGGCAGGCTACCGGCGAAAACAGCGGTCCGGGGCATGACAGCAGTGTTCAGCCTACAACAGGAGCACCGGAAGCCGGCCTGCCTTTGGGCAGCTCTGTTTTCACGCCCGGTGCGGCTGCCGGTTCTGCGGACGCTTAG
- a CDS encoding saccharopine dehydrogenase family protein, producing MANILIIGAGGVGSVVVHKCAQVAANGDVFNKITLASRTVSRCDAIAQSVKARYGVDVATAKVDADNVPELCQLIRSVKPDLVCNVALPYQDLHIMDACLECGVHYVDTANYEPLDTAKFEYKWQWAYADRFREAGLTALLGSGFDPGVTNVFAAWVMKHELDEVHVLDIIDCNAGDHGQPFATNFNPEINIREVTARGRYWERGEWVETDPLSWSMNFDFPSGIGSKKCFLMYHEELESLVKNLKGLRRARFWMTFSDNYLNHLKVLGNVGMTRIDPVNFQGQDIVPIQFLSKLLPDPASLGPLTKGKTCIGDLMRGVKDGKEKTVYIYNICDHEACYAEVGSQAISYTTGVPAMIGSKMVAEGVWRKPGVWNMEQFDPDPFLKDLGTYGLPWQSVDVTGKI from the coding sequence ATGGCGAATATCCTTATCATCGGCGCGGGTGGCGTCGGGAGCGTGGTTGTCCACAAATGCGCCCAGGTTGCCGCAAACGGCGACGTTTTTAACAAGATAACCCTTGCCAGCCGCACGGTCTCCCGCTGCGATGCCATTGCGCAAAGCGTAAAGGCCCGCTACGGCGTTGACGTGGCTACCGCCAAGGTGGACGCGGACAACGTGCCGGAGCTTTGCCAGCTTATCCGCAGCGTCAAGCCCGACCTTGTGTGCAACGTGGCCCTGCCCTACCAGGACCTGCACATAATGGATGCCTGCCTTGAATGCGGCGTTCATTATGTGGACACCGCCAACTATGAGCCGCTGGACACCGCCAAGTTTGAATACAAATGGCAGTGGGCCTATGCCGACCGCTTTCGCGAGGCCGGGCTTACCGCCCTGCTCGGTTCCGGCTTTGACCCCGGCGTGACCAACGTCTTTGCCGCCTGGGTCATGAAGCACGAACTGGACGAAGTGCATGTGCTCGACATCATCGACTGCAATGCCGGCGACCACGGCCAGCCCTTTGCCACCAACTTCAACCCCGAAATCAACATCCGCGAGGTCACCGCGCGCGGCCGCTACTGGGAACGGGGCGAATGGGTAGAAACCGACCCCCTGTCCTGGTCAATGAACTTTGACTTCCCCAGCGGCATCGGCAGCAAAAAATGCTTTCTCATGTATCATGAAGAGCTGGAATCTCTGGTCAAAAACCTCAAGGGCCTGCGCCGCGCCCGCTTCTGGATGACGTTTTCAGACAACTACCTCAACCACCTGAAGGTACTTGGCAATGTGGGTATGACCCGCATTGATCCCGTGAACTTTCAGGGGCAGGACATCGTACCCATCCAGTTCCTGTCCAAACTTTTGCCCGACCCTGCCTCCCTCGGCCCCCTGACCAAGGGCAAGACCTGCATTGGCGACCTCATGCGCGGCGTCAAGGACGGCAAAGAAAAAACCGTTTACATCTATAACATCTGCGATCACGAAGCATGCTACGCCGAAGTCGGCTCGCAGGCCATTTCCTACACCACCGGCGTGCCTGCCATGATCGGCTCCAAAATGGTGGCCGAAGGCGTGTGGCGCAAGCCCGGCGTGTGGAATATGGAGCAGTTTGACCCCGACCCCTTCCTGAAGGATCTGGGTACATACGGCCTGCCCTGGCAGTCCGTGGATGTGACCGGAAAAATATAA
- a CDS encoding adenylyl-sulfate kinase — protein MTPVIWLLGLSGSGKTTLGSLVRLFLEGQGVETEFIDEDHFCRRAGLDGIAPGERITAINALRDQALQHHAQGRVCVVAATTPYSGMRQKNRENLPLYHEVWVRCSLQTLVNRDTRGLYAMAGQAHVPGLSGLTDRFDEPLHADHIIDTDRHDLAESYLILRNLALEALSMARRWNRLSHGLPAAVLPPTPARERCIAL, from the coding sequence ATGACGCCCGTGATCTGGCTGTTGGGCCTTTCCGGCAGCGGCAAAACCACCCTGGGTTCTCTTGTGCGCCTGTTCCTTGAAGGACAGGGCGTAGAGACAGAGTTTATTGATGAAGACCATTTTTGCCGTCGGGCGGGCCTTGACGGCATCGCGCCCGGGGAGCGCATCACCGCCATAAACGCCCTGCGCGATCAGGCCCTGCAGCACCATGCCCAAGGGCGTGTATGCGTTGTGGCGGCCACAACGCCTTACAGTGGCATGCGTCAGAAAAACCGCGAAAATCTGCCCCTGTATCATGAGGTGTGGGTGCGCTGTTCTTTGCAAACCCTGGTCAACCGAGACACAAGGGGATTGTACGCCATGGCCGGGCAAGCCCATGTACCGGGCCTGAGCGGTCTTACCGACAGGTTTGACGAACCGCTTCACGCCGATCACATTATTGATACAGACCGTCATGACTTGGCCGAAAGCTACCTTATCTTGCGCAATCTGGCTCTGGAAGCGCTGAGCATGGCCCGCCGCTGGAACCGGTTGTCCCATGGCCTGCCCGCTGCGGTGCTGCCGCCCACGCCCGCCCGGGAACGCTGCATTGCCTTGTAG
- the nspC gene encoding carboxynorspermidine decarboxylase, with product MHCQHLLFDPARIPSPCFVLDENQLSANAAVLNSVQERTGAKILLALKGYAAWGTFPLLSRFKGHGPLWGACASSVDEARLAREEFGGEVHAFAAGWNRREMAELLTLTDHIVFNSTAQWREFAPAIAMWNKGRCPDRQIQCGLRINPEHSEGAVEIYNPCAPGSRLGIRRKHFDPTAMTGISGLHFHTLCEQGADALERTLAAVESHFGQWLPQCRWINMGGGHHITKPGYDLDLLCRLLTQWRDRYQAQIYLEPGEAVALDAGWLVATVLDVIEADMPIAILDIGIPCHMPDVIEMPYRPRVRYEHDGAAVLAGEAGQKAWTCRLAGKSCLAGDVAGEYSFDAPLKPGQRLVFEDMAIYSMVKTTTFNGLRLPSIGICGPDAAGDMYFRMLREFGYANFKNRLS from the coding sequence ATGCACTGCCAGCATCTCCTTTTTGATCCCGCCCGCATCCCCTCACCCTGCTTTGTGCTGGATGAAAACCAGCTCAGTGCCAATGCAGCCGTACTCAACAGTGTACAGGAGCGCACCGGGGCAAAAATTCTTCTGGCCCTCAAGGGCTACGCCGCCTGGGGAACGTTTCCGCTGCTTTCCCGCTTCAAGGGACACGGCCCGCTGTGGGGGGCCTGCGCCAGCTCCGTTGATGAGGCCCGACTGGCCCGTGAAGAATTCGGCGGCGAGGTTCACGCATTCGCCGCGGGCTGGAACAGGCGCGAAATGGCGGAGCTGCTCACCCTGACCGACCACATCGTGTTCAACTCCACAGCCCAGTGGCGCGAGTTCGCCCCTGCCATTGCAATGTGGAACAAGGGCCGTTGCCCCGACAGGCAGATCCAGTGCGGCCTGCGCATCAATCCCGAACATTCCGAAGGCGCCGTGGAAATTTACAATCCCTGCGCCCCGGGATCACGCCTGGGCATACGCCGCAAACATTTTGACCCCACAGCCATGACGGGCATATCCGGCCTGCATTTTCACACCCTGTGCGAGCAGGGGGCCGACGCTCTTGAGCGCACCCTGGCCGCCGTGGAAAGCCACTTCGGCCAGTGGCTGCCCCAATGCCGCTGGATCAACATGGGCGGCGGACATCATATCACCAAGCCGGGCTATGACCTTGACCTGCTCTGCCGCCTGCTGACGCAGTGGCGCGACCGCTACCAGGCCCAGATATACCTTGAGCCGGGCGAAGCCGTGGCTCTGGACGCGGGCTGGCTTGTAGCCACCGTGCTGGACGTCATCGAAGCCGATATGCCCATAGCCATTCTGGATATCGGCATTCCCTGCCACATGCCCGACGTGATCGAAATGCCCTACCGGCCGCGCGTACGCTACGAGCACGACGGGGCCGCCGTACTCGCGGGAGAGGCCGGACAAAAGGCCTGGACCTGCCGCCTGGCGGGCAAGTCCTGCCTGGCGGGCGACGTTGCCGGAGAATATTCCTTTGACGCCCCCCTCAAGCCCGGGCAGCGCCTTGTTTTCGAAGACATGGCCATTTACAGCATGGTCAAGACCACCACATTCAACGGCCTGCGCCTGCCCTCCATCGGCATCTGCGGGCCGGACGCCGCGGGTGATATGTATTTTCGCATGCTGCGGGAATTCGGCTACGCGAACTTTAAAAACCGCCTGTCCTGA